The following proteins come from a genomic window of Geomonas sp. RF6:
- the cimA gene encoding citramalate synthase, which produces MSLVKLYDTTLRDGTQAEDISFLVEDKIRIAHKLDDCGIHYIEGGWPGSNPKDVTFFKEIKKERLSQAKIAAFGSTRRAKITPDKDQNIRTLVQSEADVVTIFGKTWDFHVHEALRISLEENLELIYDSLVYLKERMPEVFYDAEHFFDGYKANPAYAIKTLEAAAQAGADCIVLCDTNGGTLPFEVARIVSEVRQIITTPLGIHAHNDSECAVANSIVAVENGIVQVQGTANGFGERCGNANLCSIIPALKVKMGRDCLSDQNMRRLRELSRYVYELANLAPNKHQPYVGDSAFAHKGGVHVSAIQRHAETYEHMRPNLVGNTTRVLVSDLSGRANILAKASEFSINLDSKDPVTLEILENIKEMENRGYQFEGAEATFELLMRRALGTHRKFFSVIGFRVIDEKRHEDDQPTSEATIMVKVGGKVEHTAAEGTGPVNALDNALRKALEKFYPKLKEVKLLDYKVRVLPAGQGTASAIRVLIESGDKESRWGTVGVSANVIEASYQALIDSVEYKLHKEEEGGGIR; this is translated from the coding sequence ATGAGCCTTGTAAAACTGTACGATACGACGCTCCGCGACGGAACTCAGGCGGAGGACATCTCCTTTCTGGTGGAGGACAAGATTCGCATCGCCCACAAGCTGGACGACTGCGGTATCCACTACATCGAGGGGGGGTGGCCCGGGAGCAACCCGAAGGATGTGACCTTCTTCAAGGAGATCAAGAAGGAGCGGCTCTCCCAGGCGAAGATTGCCGCCTTCGGCTCGACGAGGCGGGCGAAGATCACTCCGGACAAGGACCAGAACATCCGCACCCTGGTGCAGTCCGAGGCGGACGTGGTGACGATCTTTGGCAAGACCTGGGATTTCCATGTCCACGAGGCGCTGCGCATCTCCCTGGAGGAGAACCTCGAGCTGATTTACGACTCCCTCGTCTATCTGAAGGAGCGGATGCCGGAGGTCTTCTACGACGCCGAGCACTTCTTCGACGGTTACAAGGCAAATCCCGCGTACGCCATCAAGACGCTGGAGGCTGCAGCGCAGGCGGGCGCCGACTGCATCGTTCTTTGCGACACCAACGGGGGGACCCTCCCCTTCGAGGTCGCCCGCATCGTTTCGGAAGTGCGCCAGATCATCACCACTCCTCTCGGGATCCACGCCCACAACGACAGCGAGTGCGCCGTGGCGAACAGTATCGTGGCGGTGGAAAACGGCATCGTACAGGTTCAGGGGACAGCCAACGGCTTCGGGGAGCGCTGCGGCAACGCCAATCTCTGCTCCATCATTCCGGCGCTAAAGGTGAAGATGGGGAGAGACTGTCTCTCGGATCAGAACATGCGACGCCTGCGGGAGCTTTCCCGCTACGTCTACGAGCTCGCCAACCTCGCCCCCAACAAGCACCAGCCGTATGTCGGGGACTCCGCCTTCGCCCACAAGGGGGGAGTCCACGTATCGGCGATCCAGCGCCACGCTGAGACGTACGAGCACATGCGCCCCAATCTGGTAGGGAACACCACCCGCGTCCTCGTCTCCGATCTCTCCGGGAGGGCGAACATCCTTGCCAAGGCGAGCGAGTTCTCCATCAACCTGGACAGCAAGGACCCGGTGACACTGGAGATCCTGGAGAATATCAAGGAAATGGAGAATCGCGGCTACCAGTTCGAGGGGGCTGAAGCGACCTTCGAGCTCCTGATGCGCCGCGCCCTCGGCACGCACCGCAAGTTCTTCTCCGTGATCGGCTTCCGCGTCATCGACGAGAAGAGACACGAGGATGACCAGCCGACCTCCGAGGCGACGATCATGGTGAAAGTCGGCGGGAAGGTGGAGCACACCGCAGCGGAGGGGACCGGCCCGGTGAACGCGCTGGACAACGCCCTCAGGAAGGCGCTGGAGAAGTTCTACCCGAAGCTCAAGGAGGTAAAGCTCCTGGACTACAAGGTCCGCGTCCTCCCGGCAGGGCAGGGGACCGCCTCGGCCATCCGGGTCCTCATCGAGTCCGGTGACAAGGAAAGCCGCTGGGGGACGGTCGGTGTCTCCGCAAACGTCATCGAGGCTTCCTACCAGGCGCTGATCGACTCCGTGGAGTACAAGCTGCACAAGGAAGAGGAGGGAGGGGGAATTCGCTGA
- a CDS encoding aspartate kinase, with amino-acid sequence MALVVQKYGGTSMGSVERIRNVARRVAKTYDAGNDMVVVVSAMSGETNKLVALANEMSEFPDSREYDVLVAAGEQVSISLLAMCLKSMGYDAKSYLGFQVPIVTDNSYSKARIEEIPDTKMRQDLDKGTILIVAGFQGVDDSGNITTLGRGGSDTSAVALAAALKADVCEIYTDVDGVYTTDPNMVKDARKIERITYEEMLELASVGAKVLQIRSVEFAMKYNVDVHVRSSFNDNLGTMVTKEDKDMEAVLVSGIAYAKDEVKIAVMQVPDKPGIAAQILTPLSEANISVDMIVQNVSEAGSTDFTFTVTKGDFKKALAITKETAQAIQAKEVLTDENVAKISIVGLGMRSHAGVASTMFKTLAAEGINIQMISTSEIKISVVIDEKYTELAVRVLHDVFGLAGKE; translated from the coding sequence ATGGCCTTAGTGGTCCAAAAATACGGCGGTACCTCGATGGGGTCCGTCGAGAGGATACGCAACGTCGCCAGGAGGGTCGCAAAGACCTATGACGCCGGAAACGATATGGTGGTAGTGGTTTCCGCCATGTCCGGCGAGACGAACAAGCTGGTGGCGCTGGCAAACGAGATGAGCGAGTTCCCGGACAGCCGCGAGTACGACGTGCTGGTGGCGGCGGGGGAACAGGTCTCCATCTCTCTCCTCGCCATGTGCCTGAAATCGATGGGTTACGACGCAAAATCGTACCTGGGGTTCCAGGTGCCGATCGTCACCGACAACTCCTACAGCAAGGCGCGCATCGAGGAGATCCCCGACACGAAGATGCGGCAGGACCTGGACAAGGGGACGATCCTCATCGTCGCCGGATTCCAGGGGGTCGACGACAGTGGCAACATCACCACCCTCGGGCGCGGCGGTTCCGATACCTCGGCGGTGGCGCTCGCTGCTGCGCTGAAGGCGGATGTATGCGAGATCTACACGGACGTGGACGGGGTCTACACCACCGACCCGAACATGGTGAAGGACGCCAGGAAGATCGAGCGTATCACCTACGAGGAGATGCTGGAGCTCGCCAGCGTCGGCGCGAAGGTGTTGCAGATCCGTTCCGTCGAATTCGCCATGAAATACAACGTGGACGTGCATGTGCGTTCGAGCTTCAACGACAATTTGGGAACCATGGTTACCAAGGAGGATAAAGATATGGAAGCAGTGCTCGTCTCGGGCATCGCCTATGCCAAGGATGAAGTAAAGATTGCGGTCATGCAGGTGCCGGACAAGCCCGGGATCGCGGCTCAGATTCTCACCCCCCTCTCCGAAGCGAACATTTCCGTGGACATGATCGTGCAGAACGTGAGCGAGGCGGGTTCCACCGACTTTACCTTCACGGTCACCAAGGGGGACTTCAAGAAGGCTCTCGCCATCACGAAGGAGACGGCGCAGGCGATCCAGGCGAAGGAAGTCCTCACCGACGAGAACGTCGCCAAGATCTCCATCGTCGGCCTCGGCATGAGGAGCCACGCAGGGGTGGCCTCCACCATGTTCAAGACCCTCGCCGCCGAGGGGATCAACATCCAGATGATCTCCACCTCCGAGATCAAGATCTCCGTCGTTATCGACGAAAAGTACACCGAGCTCGCCGTGCGCGTACTGCACGACGTCTTCGGGCTGGCGGGGAAAGAGTAA
- the tsaE gene encoding tRNA (adenosine(37)-N6)-threonylcarbamoyltransferase complex ATPase subunit type 1 TsaE: MRDAVTIATRAPLETEQLGRRVGRLLAPGDFLALTGELGAGKTRFAKGVAEGLGVAEDTPVTSPTYTILNIYEGRIPLYHFDLYRLRGAEEVEELGFEEYFYGRGVSLVEWAERLEGELPADLLTVTCRHLGDEEREFTFAASGVRSGSLLAELEAALQEI; the protein is encoded by the coding sequence GTGAGGGATGCGGTAACGATAGCGACGCGGGCACCTCTGGAGACGGAGCAACTCGGGCGGAGGGTCGGTCGCCTCCTCGCCCCCGGGGATTTCCTTGCCCTTACCGGCGAGCTGGGGGCGGGGAAGACCCGCTTTGCCAAGGGGGTCGCGGAGGGGCTCGGCGTTGCCGAGGACACTCCCGTCACCAGTCCCACCTATACCATCCTCAATATCTACGAAGGGCGCATTCCCCTTTATCACTTTGACCTGTACCGTTTGCGCGGCGCTGAGGAAGTGGAGGAGCTCGGCTTCGAGGAGTACTTCTACGGCAGGGGAGTGAGCCTCGTCGAGTGGGCGGAGCGTCTGGAGGGGGAGCTTCCGGCGGATCTTCTCACCGTGACCTGCCGCCATCTTGGCGACGAGGAGCGCGAATTCACCTTTGCTGCCTCGGGCGTTCGCTCAGGCTCCCTTCTGGCCGAACTTGAAGCAGCACTGCAGGAGATATAG
- a CDS encoding CBS domain-containing protein, which translates to MLKAKDVMTRDVVTVTQQTSVRELAALLDERRIGAAPVVDEAGNLIGIVSESDLVEQDKSLHIPTVVSIFDWVIYLESGKRFEKELQKMTGGTVGDIFTPEVHTVGPETPLSQVADLMTDERVHLVPVVEGAQLLGVIARIDLIRTMRS; encoded by the coding sequence ATGCTGAAAGCAAAGGATGTTATGACCAGGGACGTCGTCACCGTGACGCAGCAGACCTCGGTGCGGGAGCTGGCTGCTCTTCTCGACGAGCGCCGCATCGGCGCTGCCCCCGTCGTCGATGAAGCCGGCAATCTGATTGGCATCGTCTCGGAATCCGATCTGGTGGAGCAGGACAAGAGCCTGCACATTCCCACCGTGGTCTCCATTTTCGACTGGGTCATCTACCTCGAGAGCGGCAAGCGCTTCGAAAAGGAGCTGCAGAAGATGACCGGTGGGACTGTCGGCGACATCTTCACCCCCGAGGTGCATACCGTCGGCCCGGAGACCCCCCTTAGCCAGGTGGCCGATCTCATGACTGACGAGCGGGTGCATCTCGTTCCGGTCGTGGAGGGGGCTCAGCTCTTAGGCGTCATTGCACGCATCGACCTCATCAGGACGATGCGCTCGTGA
- a CDS encoding NAD(P)H-hydrate dehydratase gives MKVVTGETMQGIDRKAIHEVGIPGSTLMEGAGSACADAIMQHYGRGSRKRVLIVAGKGNNGGDGYVVARLLRKGGWEAQVLVLATAEAITGDAAANLALLEGRDVIFAPEGAGSYRGLFDRATLLVDALLGTGVKSEVAGVYAEAIAMMNEAKVPVVSVDIPSGVDAATGRILGTAVRADLTVTFALPKLGNILHPGAELCGALHVADIGIPEELLEEAPGVELVDFDSAARLVRPRTPLAHKGSCGHVLIIAGSTGKTGAAAMAANAAVRTGSGLVTLAIPASLNPVLEAKTTEAMTVPVDDRGRGFLPAGALPTLLRFAEGRDAVAVGPGIGAARSTFYLVHTLVEALPLPLVLDADALNALALAPELLLKRRGAVTVLTPHPGEMARLIRGTIADVERDRLGVARDFAVRYGVHLVLKGSGSVVAAPDGSVSINGSGNAGMASGGMGDVLTGLLVSLLGQGYPPFQACQLGVFLHGYAADLIARERGMAGMKATEVQESLPAALGHLAQAGALKLSK, from the coding sequence ATGAAGGTGGTGACGGGCGAGACGATGCAGGGGATCGACCGCAAGGCGATCCACGAGGTGGGGATCCCGGGCAGTACCCTCATGGAGGGCGCCGGCAGCGCCTGCGCCGACGCCATCATGCAGCACTACGGCCGCGGGAGCCGCAAGAGGGTGCTCATCGTCGCCGGGAAGGGGAACAACGGCGGCGACGGCTATGTGGTTGCGCGCCTCCTCCGGAAGGGGGGGTGGGAGGCGCAGGTCCTCGTTCTTGCCACCGCTGAAGCGATTACCGGCGATGCCGCGGCAAACCTCGCTCTCCTGGAAGGGCGCGACGTCATCTTTGCTCCCGAAGGCGCCGGTTCTTATCGGGGACTCTTCGACCGCGCCACACTCCTCGTCGATGCGCTCCTCGGAACCGGAGTCAAAAGCGAGGTAGCCGGCGTCTACGCCGAAGCGATCGCCATGATGAACGAGGCGAAGGTCCCGGTGGTCTCCGTGGACATACCTTCCGGGGTCGACGCCGCCACCGGAAGGATTCTCGGCACCGCGGTCCGCGCCGACCTTACCGTCACCTTCGCCCTGCCAAAGCTCGGAAACATCCTGCACCCCGGGGCTGAACTGTGCGGTGCGCTGCATGTCGCGGATATCGGGATTCCGGAAGAGCTTCTGGAAGAGGCGCCGGGGGTGGAACTGGTCGACTTCGACTCTGCCGCGCGTCTCGTGCGGCCGCGCACGCCGCTCGCCCACAAGGGGAGCTGCGGGCACGTCCTCATCATCGCCGGATCCACCGGAAAGACGGGAGCCGCGGCCATGGCGGCAAATGCCGCCGTGAGGACCGGCTCCGGCCTGGTCACGCTGGCGATCCCGGCCTCGCTGAATCCGGTTCTGGAGGCAAAGACGACGGAGGCGATGACGGTGCCGGTAGATGACCGCGGCCGCGGCTTTCTGCCGGCCGGTGCACTTCCCACTCTCCTCCGGTTTGCGGAGGGGAGGGATGCGGTGGCAGTCGGTCCCGGGATCGGAGCGGCACGTTCCACCTTCTACCTGGTGCATACCCTCGTCGAGGCTCTCCCCCTTCCGCTCGTTCTCGATGCCGACGCCCTCAATGCACTGGCCCTTGCCCCTGAGCTTCTTTTGAAGAGACGGGGGGCAGTCACGGTCCTTACCCCTCATCCGGGAGAGATGGCGCGCCTGATCCGCGGCACCATCGCAGACGTGGAGCGGGACCGCCTTGGCGTGGCCCGGGACTTTGCCGTCCGCTACGGCGTGCACCTCGTCCTTAAGGGGTCGGGGAGCGTCGTCGCCGCCCCCGACGGCTCCGTGTCGATAAACGGCAGCGGCAATGCGGGGATGGCCTCGGGGGGGATGGGTGATGTCCTCACCGGCCTCCTCGTTTCTTTGCTCGGCCAGGGATATCCCCCCTTCCAGGCTTGCCAGCTCGGGGTCTTCCTGCACGGCTATGCGGCAGACCTCATCGCGCGTGAGAGGGGGATGGCGGGGATGAAGGCGACGGAGGTGCAGGAGTCTCTCCCCGCGGCGCTCGGGCATCTGGCACAGGCGGGAGCGTTAAAGCTCTCGAAGTAG
- a CDS encoding holo-[acyl-carrier-protein] synthase, producing MIFGTGVDIVEIARFERFVKEGNDPLFQRLFTAGELAYCSGKKHSAQHYALRFAAKEAFLKALGTGLRAGLSWQDMEVVHDSMGKPSLSLRGRALELFREAGGVSCFLSLSHDAGCAVAMVILER from the coding sequence TTGATATTCGGCACTGGTGTTGACATCGTTGAGATCGCTCGCTTCGAGCGCTTTGTGAAAGAAGGGAACGATCCGCTCTTCCAGCGGCTCTTTACCGCCGGCGAACTCGCCTACTGCTCCGGAAAGAAGCACTCGGCCCAGCACTACGCCCTGCGCTTCGCCGCCAAGGAGGCGTTTTTGAAGGCGCTGGGGACAGGGCTCAGGGCGGGGCTTTCCTGGCAGGACATGGAGGTCGTGCACGACTCCATGGGGAAGCCATCTCTTTCGTTGCGGGGACGGGCACTGGAACTCTTCCGGGAGGCGGGGGGCGTCTCCTGTTTCCTCTCACTCTCCCACGATGCCGGGTGCGCCGTGGCCATGGTGATACTGGAGCGCTAG
- a CDS encoding PAS domain S-box protein — protein MKFNLKFRNNFVVNIVVASAAIIVVTLLFLAYLRSEAIRDANLAQEVRIRTLMALLMEKGDDFHIEDGVLKVGKYPLDGNTEMVDRIQAIFGGTATIFKGDIRVATSVLLPDGRRAVGTRLTGPAYDAIFKKEGGYRGETLVLGEEYFTAYDPLRDRSGRIIGAIYVGERKDEFFSLYNGIKLKVVLTALVLILGFSGFSLLLVRERKGWAIAVQSREKKMLAILNNIPDSAWLKDEESRFIAVNEPFAKAVGLPHEEIVGKTDYDLWPLERAEANLAEDQQVLATARRKELEERVTDPSGEERWLETVKTPIFDRNGEVAGTTGISRDITARRRAEEELRFTRFTVDRAADAICWVEEDGQISYANCAAGRYLGASRSNLLAMSVFEVVPEYTRESWADQWEVLRRTGSMTFETSIRATGGALIPVEVSANYLTYNDRARNCLIIRDISERRRFEQKNRETLSILSATLESTADGILVVDLNKHVVMRNRKFEQIFNLTPQMRASSDYRAFLKHLQGQLKDPDPFIAQFEEESAHPERESSAVAEFRDGRIVEIFSSPHRIEERVVGQVLSFRDVTLQRKMENRLRSSQKVEALGTLTGGIAHDFNNIMTAIIGYGSMALENVETRSEAREHLELLLSSAERASQLTQGLLAYSRKQSLAPAVFDLNELVLGVERFVPQMTLPGIELSVQLSRETPHVLADRAQIEQVLLNLIANARDAMAGPGKIVIATGTAHLDDAFIAAQGYGKSGEYAILSVSDTGSGMDARTLERIFEPFFTTKEVGKGTGLGLSIAFGTVKQHGGFINAFSERGQGSTFWIYLPLSAERVAADSCGEAPAKGKGETILLIEDNREVRSLFREVLARNGYEVIEAINGADGVAKFRERGADVQLLVIDVVMPLKNGKEAYQEICKMRGDVKAIFTSGYTDDLIDRKGLMEQGLRFIPKPVSPARLLAELRQMLD, from the coding sequence ATGAAGTTCAACTTGAAGTTCAGGAACAATTTCGTAGTCAACATCGTCGTCGCCAGTGCGGCGATCATCGTCGTAACCCTCCTCTTTCTCGCCTACCTTCGCTCCGAGGCGATTCGCGACGCCAACCTCGCCCAGGAGGTCCGCATAAGGACCCTCATGGCCCTCCTCATGGAAAAAGGGGACGACTTCCACATCGAGGACGGCGTCCTCAAGGTCGGGAAGTACCCGCTGGACGGCAACACCGAGATGGTGGACCGCATCCAGGCGATCTTCGGGGGAACAGCCACGATCTTCAAGGGGGACATCAGGGTTGCCACCAGCGTGCTCCTCCCTGACGGCCGGCGCGCCGTCGGCACCCGCCTCACCGGCCCTGCATACGACGCCATCTTCAAGAAAGAGGGAGGGTACCGCGGCGAGACCCTGGTTCTCGGCGAGGAGTACTTCACCGCCTACGACCCGCTGCGCGACCGTTCCGGCCGCATCATCGGCGCCATATACGTCGGGGAGCGCAAGGACGAATTCTTCTCCCTCTACAATGGGATCAAGCTGAAGGTCGTCCTCACCGCGCTCGTGCTCATCCTCGGATTCTCCGGATTCTCCTTGCTCCTGGTGCGGGAGCGGAAGGGATGGGCCATCGCGGTCCAGTCCCGCGAAAAGAAGATGCTGGCCATCCTCAACAACATCCCGGACAGCGCCTGGCTAAAGGACGAGGAGAGCCGCTTCATCGCCGTGAACGAGCCGTTTGCGAAGGCGGTGGGGCTTCCCCACGAGGAGATCGTGGGGAAGACCGACTACGATCTCTGGCCGCTGGAGCGTGCCGAGGCGAACCTCGCCGAAGACCAGCAGGTACTGGCGACCGCCCGGAGAAAGGAGCTGGAAGAGCGCGTCACCGATCCCAGCGGTGAGGAGAGGTGGCTGGAGACGGTGAAGACGCCGATCTTCGACCGCAACGGCGAAGTGGCAGGGACCACCGGGATCTCGCGCGACATCACGGCGAGACGGCGCGCGGAGGAGGAGCTGCGCTTCACCCGCTTCACGGTCGACAGGGCCGCGGACGCCATCTGCTGGGTCGAGGAAGACGGCCAGATCAGCTACGCCAACTGCGCCGCCGGCCGCTATCTCGGCGCCTCGCGCAGCAACCTCCTCGCCATGTCCGTCTTTGAGGTGGTCCCGGAGTACACCAGGGAGTCGTGGGCGGACCAGTGGGAAGTGCTGCGCCGCACCGGCTCCATGACCTTCGAGACGAGCATCCGGGCGACCGGCGGCGCACTCATCCCGGTGGAGGTGAGCGCCAACTACCTCACCTACAACGACCGCGCCCGCAACTGCCTCATAATCCGGGACATCTCGGAGAGACGGCGTTTCGAGCAGAAAAACCGGGAGACCCTCTCCATCCTCAGCGCAACGCTCGAGTCGACCGCCGACGGTATCCTCGTCGTCGATCTCAACAAGCACGTGGTCATGCGCAACCGCAAGTTCGAGCAGATCTTCAACCTGACCCCCCAGATGCGTGCTTCCTCCGATTACCGCGCGTTTCTGAAGCACCTTCAGGGGCAGCTCAAGGACCCGGACCCCTTCATCGCGCAATTCGAGGAGGAGAGCGCGCATCCGGAGCGTGAAAGCTCGGCGGTCGCGGAGTTTCGCGACGGCAGGATCGTGGAGATCTTTTCCTCACCGCACCGGATCGAGGAGCGGGTGGTGGGCCAGGTGCTGAGCTTCAGGGACGTCACCCTGCAGCGCAAGATGGAGAACCGCCTGCGCTCGTCGCAAAAGGTGGAGGCGCTCGGCACCCTCACCGGCGGCATCGCCCACGACTTCAACAACATCATGACCGCCATTATCGGGTACGGCTCCATGGCGCTGGAAAATGTGGAGACGAGGTCGGAGGCGCGGGAGCATCTGGAGCTTCTCCTTTCCTCCGCGGAGCGCGCCTCCCAGCTCACCCAGGGGCTCCTGGCGTACAGCCGCAAGCAGAGCCTCGCCCCCGCCGTCTTCGATCTCAACGAGCTGGTGCTCGGCGTGGAGCGTTTCGTGCCGCAGATGACGCTGCCGGGGATCGAGCTTTCCGTGCAGCTCTCCCGCGAGACGCCGCACGTCCTCGCCGACCGCGCCCAGATCGAGCAGGTGCTCCTGAACCTGATTGCCAATGCACGCGACGCCATGGCCGGCCCGGGAAAGATAGTCATCGCCACCGGTACGGCACACCTCGACGACGCCTTTATCGCGGCGCAGGGGTACGGCAAGAGCGGCGAGTACGCCATCCTCTCCGTCTCGGACACCGGCTCCGGGATGGACGCTCGGACCCTGGAGCGCATCTTCGAGCCGTTCTTCACCACGAAGGAAGTCGGGAAGGGTACCGGTCTTGGGCTCTCCATCGCCTTCGGTACCGTAAAACAGCACGGCGGCTTCATCAACGCCTTCAGCGAGCGGGGGCAGGGGAGCACCTTCTGGATCTATCTCCCCCTCTCCGCCGAAAGGGTGGCGGCTGACAGCTGCGGGGAAGCGCCTGCGAAAGGGAAGGGGGAGACGATCCTTCTCATAGAGGACAACCGCGAGGTCAGGTCCCTCTTTCGCGAGGTGCTCGCCCGCAACGGGTACGAGGTGATTGAGGCGATCAACGGGGCGGACGGTGTGGCGAAGTTCCGGGAGCGGGGTGCCGATGTGCAGCTTCTGGTCATAGATGTGGTGATGCCGCTGAAAAACGGGAAGGAGGCATACCAGGAGATCTGCAAGATGCGCGGCGACGTGAAGGCGATCTTCACCAGTGGCTATACCGACGACCTCATCGACAGGAAAGGGCTGATGGAGCAGGGGCTGCGTTTCATCCCCAAGCCTGTTTCACCTGCCCGGCTCCTGGCGGAATTGCGCCAGATGCTCGATTGA
- a CDS encoding peptidase MA family metallohydrolase — protein MRTTALLLALLLLLFATSLPGAVAAAPLSSSSRLQDLVNRGEYDQALSETRKTHELFPYNETARANLAALYALIAQREMKQNRYREACGYLEEARSLEPQNLSWLLMRGVALYLAKDYDAARSELEQAPENVTALTYLGKISYDTGDLATALARWQSALALEPKNAAIKELAEKATREAAVESRMDKGYSSMFDITFDAELPQALSAEVMDALESAYATVGADFELFPQSRVPVILYTRSDYRSVTEGPDWSGGLYDGKIRLPLGGTNHLTPQLRAVIFHEYTHVLVHELTRGRAPTWLNEGLAEVEGRREFAPPLHALAEARRSNALLGKASLSAPFTSLSGNKVLLAYQQSYSLVQFMVERYGWYAVRQILKSLGERVPVEKAVARGLQDWSLDLPGVMQEWQAALSE, from the coding sequence ATGCGCACGACAGCTCTCCTTCTGGCGCTTCTCCTGCTTCTCTTCGCGACGTCCCTCCCCGGGGCGGTCGCTGCTGCTCCCCTTTCTTCCTCTTCCAGGCTGCAGGATCTCGTCAATCGCGGCGAATACGATCAGGCTCTCTCCGAGACCAGAAAAACCCACGAACTCTTCCCCTACAACGAGACCGCCCGCGCGAACCTCGCCGCCCTCTATGCGCTGATAGCGCAGCGCGAGATGAAGCAGAACCGCTACCGGGAGGCGTGCGGGTACCTGGAGGAGGCGCGCTCGCTGGAGCCCCAAAACCTCTCCTGGCTCCTCATGCGGGGCGTTGCCCTCTACCTTGCAAAAGATTATGATGCGGCCCGGTCGGAGCTGGAGCAGGCCCCGGAGAACGTGACCGCTCTCACCTACCTTGGGAAGATCAGCTACGATACCGGCGACCTCGCCACCGCCCTCGCGCGCTGGCAGAGCGCGCTCGCCCTGGAGCCGAAGAACGCGGCGATAAAGGAGCTCGCCGAGAAGGCGACGCGCGAGGCTGCGGTGGAGTCGCGCATGGACAAGGGGTACAGCTCCATGTTCGACATCACCTTCGACGCGGAACTGCCGCAGGCGCTCTCCGCCGAAGTCATGGACGCGCTCGAGAGCGCCTACGCAACGGTCGGCGCCGATTTCGAGCTCTTCCCGCAGTCACGCGTTCCGGTCATCCTCTACACCCGCAGCGACTATCGCAGTGTCACCGAAGGGCCGGACTGGTCCGGCGGCCTCTACGACGGGAAAATCAGGCTGCCGCTCGGGGGGACGAACCACCTCACGCCGCAGCTGCGCGCCGTCATCTTCCATGAGTACACCCACGTGCTGGTGCATGAGCTCACCCGCGGCCGCGCCCCCACCTGGCTAAACGAAGGGCTTGCGGAGGTGGAAGGGCGCCGGGAATTTGCGCCGCCGCTCCACGCACTGGCGGAGGCGCGCCGCAGCAACGCGCTCCTGGGGAAAGCATCGCTAAGCGCCCCCTTTACCTCTCTCTCCGGCAACAAGGTGCTCCTTGCCTACCAGCAGAGCTACTCGCTGGTGCAGTTCATGGTGGAACGCTACGGGTGGTACGCCGTGCGCCAGATCCTGAAGAGCCTCGGGGAGAGGGTGCCGGTGGAGAAGGCTGTGGCGCGGGGGCTCCAGGACTGGTCCCTCGATCTCCCCGGAGTGATGCAGGAGTGGCAGGCGGCTCTTTCGGAGTAG